A region of the Dermacentor albipictus isolate Rhodes 1998 colony chromosome 4, USDA_Dalb.pri_finalv2, whole genome shotgun sequence genome:
ACACATTCAATGACTCTCTGCAGGTTATACGAAGTCGCTGTTCAAGCGAAGTCCAATATGTGTTAGCTAAGAGCACGTCTAATAAATTCGTTTTTCATTACCTTACCAAAAGGAGGAATCTGCACATGTGAAATAAAATTTAGTTGTCAAGTTTCCAGCTTCCTGCAAACGTCTCCTCGTGTCACGGTACTCGCACCACATTCTAATAAGCATATAAGAAAGGCGCGTCAGAGGTACATATACACAAAATATTATAACTGTTGTGATTTGCATCAAATGACCATAGGCGATGACGCGTATACTTGCTTCACTGTACAGCAGTATTGCCGTCCAGAGACATTGTCGCACATTGATTATAAGACATGTCAGCCTTTTCATTCTCAATTACTTCTAGGTTCTTCGTTTTTCTTGGAATTCAACATAGATGTTTTCTCGTAGAATAATGCGACATCTGAAGCCGACCGCGTATGCAAAGATCTCGCATAGATGGAAATTTAGGTTGTTACAAACAATTTCGCAACAATCAAGGTCTTGGAAAGACCCATCCGTTTATAGCAACCCAGTGTTCTGCTCATTTCTGTTATAACGAATCGAATGATCCGAAGCGTGTCGGCGTCTCAATGAACCTTTTTTCgatgtattctttttttattgcacgaGGATTTTTCGGGGAGTACCCCAGAAAAATCTGTCCGTCCCGTCATGCCTTATATCTGCAAGATAAATTCATGATCAGCCAAGTTAACACATTTAACTGCTATAATAACGTAATAGCTAGATCATTTGTAATCTTAGAAAAAAAATAGAGGTGACGTCAACGTCACCGCATCGCggtggtaacaaaaaaaaagatgatggaaagaaagaaactgaagaaAGATATGCTGTAGTGTGGCAAAAAGAACGCTTGTAACAACTTTCCGGATCGCTTGATATGACACATCTGCAcaataaatgcataattggtcaAATTAACACTTGTAATCAATATAATAGTGTAAAAGTAGGTGATTCGTATAAATGCATAGACATACATGAGCTAGCTAAATAAGTAAGCAACAATGAAGCAGCTGCCGAGCCAAAGAATTTTTGCGCTTTAGTGAACACTTCCCAGAATTTCAGCACCATTTATTTTTGGTTAAGATGTTGCTATGCTCTTGGAAGGTTTGTTTTAGTGCACTCAAAGTGGCTTTGTTATCCCTTATTTATTGTTCAGTTTGGGCCATGGACATAGGCTCGATGAGCATGAATAGTTCAGTGTTACTGAAGAAAAAACAGTTGCCCATGCTCTGAACGGGATAGAAAGTCTTGTTCTCTGAAGGAACGCTGTACGTAGGTACGAtttcacgcacacgcacgcacgcacgcacgcaaacacctacacacgcacgcacacacatgcacgcacaaagTACTTGCAACGCATTAGACGTCGCATAGCTTGCCCGCAGTGCAACCTTCGAGGCGTCTAGTATGTAGATTTGTATTTCTGAGGCGTCGTATTGCTTAGAGTGCTTAAAGTCTGTTTTTCGCTGAATAAATATTTCTCTAGTTGTTTCCTCAATTGTCGCAGatggtttttttttaatattgccgGATTATTATAACCTTTGCGAAGAGGTCTTTGGGAAAGAAGTTTAAACGCCGATAAATAGTTATCTCGAAAGCACTTAATATCACTACCACTAAGGCATCAGATAAAACAGTCCAAAAGAAGCGAAACTTTTGAAACGACAAATCATCCATAAGTGAGTTGTATGCAAAATAAGAAGGGATTAGTTCGAAATATTAACATAAGGCGCACAATACCTATGCACAGAATGTGCCAGGAGGCACCGTTAAAGAttactacactgtaaaataatttacaccccgaAGGGTTTTTTTgagtgtctataactaaccccctagcacccctTTCAAAGGGTTTTTAAATGAGCCATCACACCCTTATGCTGGGTATTATTGATTGAAGTAACACCCTTAAGTTGGAAGGTGCTTTGAACAGTATAACACCCTTCGTGTaaagggtgcaagggtgttttcaGGATATTTCTGTGAGGGTGCAAGGGTGTATTGCAGTGTTGaaagggtgcaagggtgttttgaGCAGTTTGTCATAAGGGTGTAAGGGTGCTTTGAAAAGCTTTGTAGAAGCATGCTGCATTGTTTCTAGTGGACGAGCCTGCTTGTGGGGCAAGAAACAAAAGATTTAATACACCAGAGTACGAACAGCTAATTTATTTGTACCTTACTTCTCGTATTCCGCTTTATGAGCTGAAATAAACCTTCTTGCAACACATTTTGGGAGTGATACATTCACATTTAGAAAGAGGTGCTCTAACACACAGGATATATTATATGCTTGCTTGGCGTAACTGAAGTCAAAAGCCCAATAGGCAGCCATCATGGCAGTGGTGCCCTCCTGTGCATCGATGACTCTAGCCAGCtgcctcttctcggcaaacaagAAGAGCTCATCAGCAGCTTCAAGGGTATTGCCGCAGTACACAACGCAGGGTGTACATGGCTTGTCTTCATCCTGTAGGAAGACGAAAGTACACTAATCCTTCTGCTCCACTAATATGGGACTACTAAAAGCTTACTCTACTGACAAGACCACAATGCCCTGTTTACTTCCAGAATTGTTATCATTTCAAATGAACAGTGCACATGTGTCGTTTAATAGGCCAACCTCAATCCGTAAATTAAAAGAAATAAATCTGAAATGTAGTCTTTCCTTTGCCTGCAGACCAACACAGTGGCAACATGACTTAAAGAGATACAAAATCATATCTTGTAGGTTTTCTTCAATTCTTTTTGTCGGCAATTTACCTGTAGCCAATTTTCGATTAAATTTATTTTTAGAAGTTACGTACACAGAGAATCAAAATTCAGTGAATTATGCCAGTTCTATGCAACAGAGAAGCTCTTCCAATGAGCGCATTTGCGTTTACACGAATGTGTCAAATGCCGTAGAACAAATGTGATACGATTGCTATAAATTGGAATTATACGTCACTAAAATTATGAGAAATTATACCGATAGTATTATAAATTATGTAAATTGCAAGACATGTCTTACATCGTTATGTGGAACTTTAGCAAACTTACCATATGCACAAACATTGTGTCGACTGCCTTGGGCTCGTTTAAAATTTTGGATAGGAGCTGCAGGATTCGCACAGCCCGtatatctgaagaaaaaaaaaacatgaagtcaTGACCTTTTGCCTTCCCAAAACACAATAGAGTGATGCTTCACTTTATGAATTTCGCCTTTCTTTACTACCTTTGTATCAAGCAGACAGAGGCAGCATGCGTGGTACTTGGACTATGTCACTTTGTAATGGTAAATAAAGCGACTTTACATGATTACCCAATAATTAATTTTTAATGCTTTAAGTATGGTATGTATCTATGATGTATTTGATGCACCAGTTTAACAACTTCCAGTTGATAGTACTAGTACAATCTTTGAAAAAGAACAGGGAGGCTCTACCAGCTGTGCCATTAAATGGCACAGCTGATTAGTGACAATGATTAGTTTCAATTAGTGACAATGGTCAGATTTTTAGCAACGAGATGGTCTGCGCTTGAACTGTAAGACCTTCTTTGTGTGTTACTGCTTCTGCAATTGTCAAACAATCAACTGGCAGCTCAATTTGTTCTGTTCGTCGAACCATAGTTACTGTTCAGCATATTTTGCAAAAAGACAGCCAAACAGCGCTACTGCTTGTCGGACATCAGTGACCAGTAATGTCCTATCTCTCCCCACCCCTTCCTTTAAGTTCACTCATGATTCGAATTGGTCTTAAAATAGAAGAGCAGAATTGCAGCTGTGCAAACCTAAATAGCCGCACATCGCAGGCAAATAGGTTAGCAAGCAAAGTCCAATGGAAAGCATATCAAGATTTTGGTGCACACTTGTCACTTACGCTTCCTGCGCCTTGCTGAACCACTTGAAGTGTGGGCCTCAATAACACGCGTTATGTCTTTCTTTTTGGCCCCCAATACTCCTCTCAAAGCGAGGCACTGCGTCTTCTCGAAGCCGCTTTCAACACTTTTTGCGCCATCCTTCTTTATAAGGATGTTGAAGTCTTCAAGGAACTGAAATATAGTTGAAATAAAACATGCACTATACTTTCTAAGCTCACATACAATCAAAACGTCACAGATCGAAACCACCGCTAAAGTAGGCAAGAGTATAATGGACTTCAACTGCAGGCCGATTGCATCAGTGCATAATACATTGCAACTGTAGAGATGAATTGCAAGAATGGACTGACTGCACTGAAAGATGAAGCAAACAAAAACGAATTAGACAGCACCGTTTATGCATATGAGTACAGAGCAGTCCAAGTGTTTTATTCAAGCAGTCGTCTTCCTGCTAGCAATATATCAAGCCCTTCAGTTCCTCAGATTCTCGCTCACGAGCTTACATATACAGTGCAATGCCTGCTGTTGACAGTATTTTCCACACCTGTATGTATGACCGTGAGTGACGATTATTGGGTGACACTCTGACAGCTAAGTTTACTACAGATACACAAACGTCCATGAAAGTGAACAAGAGGAGAGCTGCCACCGTAGCTAAACAGGTATAAAGCATCGCAACTTCATTGCTATCATTGTCATGCAAAAGTTTTGGGTTTTACGAGTCTTTTTTCTCATCTTGATTTCACTTGTCATTAATATTACAGTTCGTTATTTCTTCTGTTCTTTCCTTGATTTATTGTTTATTGGCTTTGTTTTCTTGCAGTATTCTTGCAGTGGGCTTCCCAATAGCTTTTTCCGGTTCAtttctatcctttttttttatctcaaggGGTGCATATTCTGCAATTCGGCATTGTAATGTGGAATATTTGAAGTGGTGGTCatcacttgcacgagaaatcgcagTCTAAAGAAATCAATTATTCACTTCTGGGCACATATTTCAATTGTAAAATACAAACCGAGCAGTAACACGGTCATGTCTACTGCGTACAAACCTAAACACAAACACTACTTTCAAAATGTCAATCCTTAAATAGTGCTACAAATTACATTCGCATTTCAGTTACGCTTCCCAGAAGCCTTCCTCCAGCAGTAGCAGTGGCATCACACAAACCAGTGTGAGATATTTCTCCGACATGCATTTAAAGCACGTAAAATAGGGAGAACTGGACAAACGTGGGGCTCTGTGAAAACTCTATCGAAGCATCCGTGAAGCATCCGTGATTTTTTTAGGCAGGTGATCTAGTTTCGTTGATTTGCTTGAATAAAAAAATACGACATTGCACAAGGTTACTGCAATACATTCAACCATAGCACATTCAGTTATGAAATATTGCCTATTGTGGCACAAGTTTTAAGGACTTTGCATTGAAGTGGCCCTATTGTGTACAGAGCCATCAAACCAGTCAGGTACCAACTCGAAATTTACGCAGGACACAGCTCCCTATAGATCACAAGAAGGTGTTTAAGTAAAGAAGCATTGAATAATGCAAGACAACTGATGCAAGGTGAGCGAGGAGATTTATAAGGTCAACGAAGAAGAATTGGCAGCATGAAAAAGATTTGCATGGTGCGAGGCTCCCATGcgcaatgtgttcagaaccctttcATATTGCAAAAGCATTCTGCAACTGTCGGAAACAAGGAAAGCCAGAGCTTAGAGCTAACTAGCGTTCCCCCTGTCAGAACCTTGCATGCGAGCTGATAACGCACATACTATCAAATTTTTGTTGCTCTCACTGCTTAAGAGGAGAATCAGTGGCATAGAAGATGCACAGCTGTAACAAGGGCATACCAAGAGCACTGAGTGCTCTTTGGTGCTCATTAGGTAAAATGATAACATGCCCAAACAGAAAATGATAAAATGTCCTTCAATGATATAGTTTAGATATTTGATGTTTCTTTCACTAGGACCGATATGTTTATGACATCGCCAATAGTGGAAAATTTTGTGCACACTGAATGAAGTCAACAAGAAAAGGACACAAAGACCAGTGCAGGCTGACAACTGAAGTTTTATTCATAAAAACAGCCCATATATACCCACGAGACTCGTCACATGATCAGCACGCATGGACAACAGAGAATCCGTTCCACATGATAACACACATAACATCATAGTAGAACACTATCGTCTAATATTGAGAAAGTTGATTTCACTTTCATACAAAGCGACAGACGGCTGGCTAACTCAGTCTCCCTGTATTCTAGATATGTGCCAAGCTTCTGCAGTTTCTCTTGTCTAATTAGGACTAACATAcaaaatagtgttttttttttaaacagtagTTTACACATGCTCAATGAACGTTGTGcacagtgcatggccaaatgcTTACAGGGCCTTCCCTTCAAGCTGGCCAAGTGTTCTCTTCTCTTAACTTTACATTTATGCATCGGCTAGCCTGACCGACATAGTGATGGCCACACTTGAAAGGAAGTTTATATACCACTAATAAGTGCCAGGTGCATCACGTGCACCAGTTTTGAAAATGTAAACAAAATGTGGTATAGAAAATTTCTTTCACGTGTAGGCAGCACTACCTCGGTCATACTGGCCAAGGCATACACGAAAGGTTAGAGTAGTTGACCAGCTTGAAGGGAAGGCCCTATATGCATTTGGCGATGCGCTGCGCACAATGTTCATTGAGCAGCGTAAACCACTGCTTGACAAAACTGCTATTTTGTACGTTTGTCCTTACCAGACAAGAGAAATTGTACAATTTTGGCCCATATCTAGAATACAGGGAGCATGTGTTAGCCAGCCATCTGTCGCTTTGTACGATAGTGAAATCAACGTGCTCAATATTAGGTGATAGTGTTCTATTATGATGTTATGAGTGTTGTTATTATGTGGAACGGATGCTCTGTTACCCATGCGTGCTGATCATTGTGACTAGTCCCGCGGGTATATACGGGCTGTATTTAGGAATAAAACTTCAGTTGTCAGTCTGCGCTGGTCTGGGTCCTTTTCTTGTCGACTTCGTTCAGTGTGCACAAAACTTTCCACAATgaagtcaaaccaactagcccacctttcAGTTTTATTGTATCGCTAACAGTATTATGCATGCATTGTTTTTTCTGCGTCTGCCCATTAAAATTCGCGAGTTTGGTACTCTCTGCTTCATCATCACAATAACGCAACATTTGGCAAGCAGAACAATGTGTGCATGGCAATAGCATGGTCCTCAAATGTCTCATttatatgcatttatttttttgcggtGTAGCGGCTGATGTGCTTGTGCTCTAGGAGAAGCACACATACCCGACTGCACTTTATGCATGCAAATAGCAAGATCAGAGGAACTTTCTTGCGCCTGAGAATAATATTTATTTAGAAGTACAGCTAAGCTGCCACGTTACTTGCCGAAACCTCCAAAAGCTTTTCACTGATAGTTCATGACACATGAGATATGTAATGAAAGCACGCACCCATTCTATGTCCGCCAGGTACGGATACTTCTCCATGGCTACCACAGGTGACATCCGGCACAGTTCCTTAACCCTCGCAGAGTGTGTCAGTTGCAGCCTGGAGAGCATTTGCGGCCTGTCAGGGTTTGCCTTTTTACATTCGGCAACCAGCCAGGCTTCATGGTGCGCAAGACTGCAGCTGTCTTCACCACTGGGCACCAAACGTTGTGACTGCACATCGAAACATGAAATGCATCTTCTCAAGATGGAATGGAATGATAGATGTAATTAATGGAATAGCGATCCTTTAACGAGTATTTAGGTAGAACGTGCAGTATGATGCCCTTACCAAAACGGGTCCCACTTTTCCACGCTGCAATACTTCGGGAGCAGCACCATTGGATGTTCTTGGCCGCTTTGCTGCAGTGCCATACTTCTGTCGGTTAATTACCACTCTATCCGTGGCCAGCTTCCGTCGTTCATTTTTGAACTTTTGCCGCAGCATCACAACCCAAGAAGCCTGCAATTTCAAATAATCTTTAAGAAACCAGCATTCCTTCTTTCGCTTTCATGACTGAAGTGAAGCAAGAAAGCCCCTTTTGGTTCAAAACACCTTAGCACAttacccaaaaaagaaaaaaaatatatatatacagtcactACACAAAACGTATTTCATCCTAGTCCAATGACTGCCGTATAGCACTCAATGCTCTGCAATAAATGACCAACAGAAGACATCAAATTATTGTGAGGATACAGCGTGCCAGCAGCTCCTATAAtgaagtttgttctttttgcatatacaaaatttttaacaaTTGTGACAGCACATTCGTAATATTTTAACTTGATTGCTCAATGAGGTGGACATAAGCTACACGTTACATCAAAATACATAATTGAATAATTCTCGTTCAGTTTTTAAGAAATTACTTTACAACCAATATTGAACCTTATGGCTTGTAGTCAGTGCAATTGCAAGGCATATCTACTTGCAACAAATTATGAGGCGGGTTTGATGTAAAACATGTAACGTTtcactttttaaagaaaacaccATTTTATGCACTATATAGagcacaaaaaataaacaaaacgccGATGTACTTCTTTGCCCACTTTTGAAATGAATATCCTGAAACTGGTGTAATCCGAGAAATCACTTCAGGTGAATATGCCTTGTGAACTCATTGGCTACAAATTATAAGTTGCAATATGCCCCAAAATGAGTTAAAACCCAATTAGTAAATTTTCTTTCACTGCTGTACATCACAAGAGATATTGGCAAATTCTGTATAGTCTACAGAACACAGCTGGTGTACTTTTTGTAAACTTAATATGATGCATCACGGTTTGTGTTCAATATTTCAGATATTCTCATATAGCAGCAAAGAAAGATTAGGCTTCTGAGTCACATGTTTGGCCAGCTAACATAAGCTCTATGCTGGCACAGCACATAAATACTACTAACTTGTGTTTTTTCCTCACACCTATGAAAATGACTTTAACGGATTCAGTCGCAACAGTTAATTGTCTTCACATATATGACTGGCAGAGTTTGTGGTACTGTGCCAAGAGCGCTGTCTGCCGTACGACGCATCCAGTGCCGTATATCGCGAAAGCGAATCTATCTTCAAAAGTGATCACCAAAGAGTACCGCCTTTGATATGTTGAAAAAGCACTAAAATACAGGATTAACGCAGAACGACCAGGGAAATAAAAAAGAGCATGCACAAATACCATCTAATGTAAAATACTAAGCAATTAAATACCAGGTCTCAAAATAGCTGGCTCTTAATGCTTCTAATGTGCAGCCTTCTTGCTCTGTATGTATTCTAGCTTGGCTAAAATAAGCACTCGCTAGTTACTATATCCTCCACCTTACAGGTACTTTTCAGAGCTACCGAAGGTACGAGCCATACACAAGCAATATCCTTGCGCAGTATCTAATAGTTCCACATGCTACTACTTAATTAATGGCAAAATTAAAGAGTTGTCATCGCTtggtacaagatacgttacaagAATAGATGATGTGTTAGGACCTTTGCGCATGCACATCATGTACAGC
Encoded here:
- the LOC135913300 gene encoding uncharacterized protein isoform X1 is translated as MTAVTCLVTVGANGARRKMRLTEEPNLRALKASASVCSLLAAEINFDTDRFQIFDKDFNDFVDLLDEDPIPDMAVVRVVKPVHEAEVCIEEEPSLYGPENSASSLDRSFNIASSQEDDDGMAFALPDLHFLNGVVKENIPITSYITTRIVDSLFQEMIAHTMYPSHKFYQGAASMLVCRYPELADPCGSGHASWVVMLRQKFKNERRKLATDRVVINRQKYGTAAKRPRTSNGAAPEVLQRGKVGPVLSQRLVPSGEDSCSLAHHEAWLVAECKKANPDRPQMLSRLQLTHSARVKELCRMSPVVAMEKYPYLADIEWFLEDFNILIKKDGAKSVESGFEKTQCLALRGVLGAKKKDITRVIEAHTSSGSARRRKHIRAVRILQLLSKILNEPKAVDTMFVHMDEDKPCTPCVVYCGNTLEAADELFLFAEKRQLARVIDAQEGTTAMMAAYWAFDFSYAKQAYNISCVLEHLFLNVNVSLPKCVARRFISAHKAEYEK
- the LOC135913300 gene encoding uncharacterized protein isoform X2, whose amino-acid sequence is MTAVTCLVTVGANGARRKMRLTEEPNLRALKASASVCSLLAAEINFDTDRFQIFDKDFNDFVDLLDEDPIPDMAVVRVVKPVHEAEVCIEEEPSLYGPENSASSLDRSFNIASSQEDDDGMAFALPDLHFLNGVVKENIPITSYITTRIVDSLFQEMIAHTMYPSHKFYQGAASMLVCRYPELADPCGSGHASWVVMLRQKFKNERRKLATDRVVINRQKYGTAAKRPRTSNGAAPEVLQRGKVGPVLSQRLVPSGEDSCSLAHHEAWLVAECKKANPDRPQMLSRLQLTHSARVKELCRMSPVVAMEKYPYLADIEWFLEDFNILIKKDGAKSVESGFEKTQCLALRGVLGAKKKDITRVIEAHTSSGSARRRKHIRAVRILQLLSKILNEPKAVDTMFVHMTSHVHPALCTAAIPLKLLMSSSCLPRRGSWLESSMHRRAPLP